GCTGATCTATTTCGTCATCTGCGGGACGCTCGCGCTGGTCGCGCATGGCGCCGAACACCGCTTGCAGCAAGCCTGAGAGCCAAGCCATGCAGCAATTCGACCCTACCGTCATCACGCACAACCTGCAGCCGATCGCAGCGGGCCTCGCGACGACCGTCGGCACGTGGGCCGCGGGCGTCGCCATCGGCATCCTGATCGGCTTTCTGATTGCCGTGCTGCAACTCTTCTGCGGACGCTGGGTGCGCGGGTTCTTGCGCTTCTATATCGAACTGTTCCGCGGCACGCCGTTTCTGGTGCAACTCTTTCTGCTCTACTACGGCGGTCCGTCCATCGGCCTCACACTCGAACCGATGACCGCCGGTGTCCTCGGTCTCGGCCTGTACGGCAGCGCATATTTTGCCGAGGCGTTCCGCTCGGGCTTCCAGTCGGTGCCGCCCGGCCATCTCGAAGCGGCGTCGTGCCTCGGCCTGTCGCGCTGGCAAGCGGTGCTGCGTATTCAGGTGCCGCAGATGCTGGTGCTGATCGTCCCGGCGCTCACCAATCTGATCATCGTGCTCAGCAAGGAGACTGCCGTGCTGTCGATCGTCACCGTGCCTGAACTGACCTTCGTTCTGACCGGCATCGGCTCGGCCACCTTCGCTTTCGTCGAAACCTTGCTCGCGCTCTGCGTGTGTTACCTCGCGCTCGTCGAACTCACCTCGCGTGCCGGCATGTGGGCGGAAGCCCGCATTGCGCGGTTCATGGCATGAACGAACTCCGGATTGATCGATGAATGCCCTTGCCGATATGCCCACCTCCGAACCCACCGCCACCACGACCGCCGCACAAGCCA
Above is a genomic segment from Paraburkholderia phenazinium containing:
- a CDS encoding amino acid ABC transporter permease: MQQFDPTVITHNLQPIAAGLATTVGTWAAGVAIGILIGFLIAVLQLFCGRWVRGFLRFYIELFRGTPFLVQLFLLYYGGPSIGLTLEPMTAGVLGLGLYGSAYFAEAFRSGFQSVPPGHLEAASCLGLSRWQAVLRIQVPQMLVLIVPALTNLIIVLSKETAVLSIVTVPELTFVLTGIGSATFAFVETLLALCVCYLALVELTSRAGMWAEARIARFMA